In Lysobacter sp. FW306-1B-D06B, the sequence ATGCGGCGACTGCGTTCGGCACCCAGTATCCGCTGGGTCAGATCGTAGACGACGGCCGAGGAGAGTACCGAACGAACGCCATGGGTGATCTGTGCCACGTCTAGATTCCTGATCGTGAAAGAACGATGACACCGGCGATCACCAGCGCAGTGCCGCCGACCTTGTGCATGTCGAAATTCTCGTGGAACAGCCAGGCGGCCAGCAGCGCCACCAGCGGGAAACTCAGGGCGGTGAAAGGATACGCCTTGCTCAGCGGCAATCGGCTGATGGCGGCCATCCAGCACAGCGATGCGCCGAACGCCGCGGCAAAGGCGCTGATGACCCATGGATTCAACAACAGCGTCAGGATCGGACGCAGCGTCAGGTTCTCGATGGTCGCCGTCGGATTCAGGCCAACCTGCCATTTCAGGACGATCTGACCGTACACGGTCAGCAGGATCGTCAGGGCGATGAAGACATAGCTCACGGTATTTCCTGGTTCTGTGGGCGGGCGGCCCCTGGGGCGGTGCCCGGCCCGGGCGATTCTGGGACCGGCGTGCGGACGGCGCTAGTGGCCTGCATCCGGCGTGCCGATGAGTGCCGACAGTTCGGCCGTCTGCCGCTCAAGCAGCGCGGCGTCGCCACGC encodes:
- a CDS encoding EamA family transporter gives rise to the protein MSYVFIALTILLTVYGQIVLKWQVGLNPTATIENLTLRPILTLLLNPWVISAFAAAFGASLCWMAAISRLPLSKAYPFTALSFPLVALLAAWLFHENFDMHKVGGTALVIAGVIVLSRSGI